The DNA region CTCTCTGACACCGGTCATCCTCTGCAGAAGAATCTCAGCGGCCCTGTGATCCAGGTACTTGGTTTCCAGGCTGTCTTCCTGCGCGCATGCCGTGGGAGTAAAGAAGGCGAGGACCAGGCACAGAAGGATAAGTCCCTCCAGACTGGTCTTCAGGGAAAGGCACAGACAGCAAAAGCCGGGAGCTCTAACACCCCGGCTCCCGGCTAGGTTTTTTCTTAACGTTTGTACCATACTCGCCAAGGGGGCACGAAGTAAAGACCTTGTGTCACAAAATAGGACTATAAGCTATTCTCACCTTGACGAGCGCTATAGGATCGCCCCTTTCGTTTCTATATTCCTAACCTACTCTCATTCTTAATTATAGCCCAATCCGCCCTTCTGTCAACCCCCTTTTGCGCGCTTTACGCTGTACGCTATGCGCTATACGCCAAAAGACGGCCAAAAGCTGCTTTTTTCAGGTTTGGGGGAAAGGCCCCGTGTATCTCGCTTGGCGAGAAACGGGGCAGGCGTGGACTTTTGGACTTTTGCAGAATCACCAACTGCCGAAGGTCCTGAGCCCGGTCGAAGGGCAAACTCTGAATTGCCAACTACTTCAGTAGCCCGGTCCTTCGCCCTTCCCACCAAGCGGCTTTTGTTTTCGATTTTCGAAGTCGTGAGTTAGATGAGGTTTCGGGCCACGAAGTCCACGGCATTTTTGAATATCGCCATGCCATCCCCTTCTTCCTTGAGGCCTTCACGCGCCCACCGCGGGTGCTGAGTAGGATGCATGTGCCTCTCAGGGTGTGGCATCATACCGAAAATCCTGCCGGTTGGATCGCATATCCCTGCTATCCCTTTGACAGAGCCATTGGGATTTCCCGGATAACCTGTGGGTTCGCCATGCTCATCCACATAAGTGAAAACAACCTGGCCACTTTTTTCTAGCTTGCTCAGAGTCTCGCTATCTTTGGAAACAAACTTTCCCTCGGCATGAGCAACCGGCATATACACAATTGGCTCTATCCCCTCCGTGTATATGCATCTCGATTCATCATTTGTCTTCAGATAAACCCACCTATCTTCAAACTTGTTTGAATCGTTGAAAACAAGCGTTACCGACTGCTCCACCTTCCCGTCGAATGCAGGAAGCAAACCCGCCTTAACCAACACCTGGAAGCCGTTGCATATGCCGATGGCCAGCTTCCCGTCCCTCGCAAACTGCTCGATCTCTGCCCGCAGTTTGTACTTCAATTCATTCGCCAGTATCTTCCCAGCAGCTATGTCGTCGCCGTATGTGAACCCGCCAGGTATGACCAGGATTTCAAAATCATTCAAACTCACCTTCCCACTGATCAGCCGATTGACATGCTCAAGACTTGTGCTGGCCCCAACAGAATCGAACGCATACCTCGTCTCATAGTCGCAGTTGGTACCAGCAGTCCTCAGAATCAATACTCTAGCCTTACCCATCTTCTCCTACCTCACCGGTACAAGTTTGGCTGTACACCGTTCATCACAGCAACCATTCTCTCACTTAACACTACCTTTCTCATGAAGGCCTATTGCAAGGAGCCTCACATCGTATCCCTTGATGTCCGGGCTCTCTATCGGCTTTGCCACAATGTTGGTGTATCTGCCGGCCAGCCTTCTCATCGTCTGGTTTATCTCATTTATCTGCTTTTGAGAGATAAGGTTCCTTGCGTGAACCACAACCACTATGGCATATGATCTGAAGAAGCGCTCCTCCTTGAGCAACATGGCAGATATGGCCTTCTCCAGAGCCTTCATCGGGTCATCAGATAGACCCGAGGCAGCCTCAAATCTTCCGTAAGGTGAAATCGCGTCCT from candidate division TA06 bacterium includes:
- the purQ gene encoding phosphoribosylformylglycinamidine synthase I encodes the protein MGKARVLILRTAGTNCDYETRYAFDSVGASTSLEHVNRLISGKVSLNDFEILVIPGGFTYGDDIAAGKILANELKYKLRAEIEQFARDGKLAIGICNGFQVLVKAGLLPAFDGKVEQSVTLVFNDSNKFEDRWVYLKTNDESRCIYTEGIEPIVYMPVAHAEGKFVSKDSETLSKLEKSGQVVFTYVDEHGEPTGYPGNPNGSVKGIAGICDPTGRIFGMMPHPERHMHPTQHPRWAREGLKEEGDGMAIFKNAVDFVARNLI